The following proteins are co-located in the Apium graveolens cultivar Ventura chromosome 5, ASM990537v1, whole genome shotgun sequence genome:
- the LOC141661085 gene encoding putative aspartic proteinase GIP2, with translation MPSFIFFSLLIFLFAIEIASAATQFKPRAFLFSIRKDTKSLQYYTSLEVSTRGQDVPVVLDLGGQHTWFDCDSYKLPTYKPISCGSTKCKNVKSDGCMGCNLPRKPGCTNNTCGVSSYNPYTNDLYAQGLGEDAFFVVGTNGLAVGTTYELPKPFPFSCADSDLLRGLSSKTKGMTGLSNTITSLHSQLSTKFKLPRKFALCLPSTTEFPLGHMFIGGGPYFFQPYSKNVAKELITTKLVINPVSTYPIYTEGDASDEYFIDVTSFKVDNKLVSINATLLSITKEGNGGTKLSTVSPFTKLETSIYKSLVSDFKKAAALRRMKRVASVAPFKACFKATSIAKSQTGPVVPYIDIGLAGKQRWRFYGSNSMVAVNKDVLCLAFVDGGSKPRTSVVIGAHQMENYLIEFDLVSSKLGISTSLLFRNTTCTQSRLI, from the coding sequence ATGCCTTCTTTCATCTTCTTTAGTCTACTCATCTTTTTATTTGCAATTGAAATAGCTTCGGCTGCAACTCAGTTCAAACCCCGAGCATTTCTTTTTTCCATAAGGAAAGACACAAAGTCATTACAGTACTACACGAGTTTAGAAGTTTCCACACGAGGCCAAGATGTACCGGTAGTGTTAGATCTTGGTGGCCAACACACTTGGTTCGATTGTGACTCCTACAAGTTACCAACCTATAAGCCCATCAGTTGCGGCTCTACAAAATGTAAAAATGTCAAGAGCGATGGATGCATGGGCTGCAATCTTCCTCGTAAGCCAGGCTGCACCAACAATACATGTGGTGTTTCGTCCTACAATCCATATACTAACGATCTTTATGCCCAAGGTCTAGGAGAGGATGCCTTTTTTGTGGTAGGCACCAATGGCCTAGCAGTCGGAACAACCTACGAATTGCCTAAACCATTTCCTTTCTCGTGTGCAGATTCCGATCTGTTAAGAGGCTTATCTAGTAAAACCAAAGGTATGACTGGCCTTTCAAATACCATAACCTCGTTACACTCACAACTTTCAACTAAGTTTAAGTTGCCTCGTAAATTTGCGCTTTGTCTACCCTCAACAACTGAGTTTCCACTTGGCCACATGTTTATAGGCGGTGGCCCGTATTTTTTTCAGCCATATAGTAAAAACGTTGCTAAAGAATTAATCACCACAAAACTTGTCATTAACCCTGTTAGCACTTACCCTATATATACCGAAGGTGACGCCTCTGATGAATACTTCATCGATGTTACATCTTTTAAGGTCGATAACAAACTTGTTTCTATCAATGCTACTTTGCTATCCATCACTAAAGAAGGTAATGGGGGTACTAAACTTAGTACTGTTAGTCCATTTACAAAACTAGAGACTTCCATCTACAAGAGTCTTGTTAGTGATTTTAAGAAAGCTGCAGCCCTCAGAAGGATGAAAAGAGTAGCATCCGTGGCACCATTCAAAGCATGTTTTAAAGCTACTTCTATAGCAAAAAGCCAGACAGGACCTGTAGTGCCATACATAGATATTGGTCTTGCAGGGAAGCAGCGTTGGAGATTTTACGGTTCCAATTCAATGGTAGCGGTGAACAAGGATGTCTTATGTCTGGCATTCGTGGATGGAGGGTCGAAGCCAAGAACTTCAGTCGTCATTGGAGCGCATCAAATGGAGAATTATCTTATTGAGTTCGATCTAGTTTCTTCAAAGCTGGGAATTAGCACTTCACTTTTATTTCGAAATACAACTTGTACCCAGTCTAGACTCATTTAG
- the LOC141659219 gene encoding putative aspartic proteinase GIP2, with protein MPSSILFILLIILFAIGTTSAATKFKPRAFLFPVRKDTTVLQYYTSLQVSTRDQDVPVVLDLGGLHTWFHCDSYKLPAYKPISCDTAKCKNVKSNGCVGCLDPPPKPGCTNNTCGVTPYNPITNNLYTQGLGEDAFFAVATNGLAVGLTYELPKPFPFSCADSDSLEGLSSKTKGMTGLANTITSLHSQLSTKFKLPHKFALCLPSTTEFPLGHMFIGGGPYFFQPYGKDVAKELITTKLVVNPVSTYPIYSVGEASDEYFIDVTSISVDNKSVAVNHTLLSINKEGTGGTKLSTITPFTKLETSIYKSLVSNFKKAAAFRKMKRVASVAPFKACFKGSSIAKSQTGPVVPYIDIGFAGKQHWRFYGSNSMVSVNKDVLCLAFVDGGSTPTTSVVIGAHQMENYLIEFDLVSSKLGISTSLLFRNTTCAQSRLI; from the coding sequence ATGCCTTCTTCCATCTTGTTTATTCTACTCATCATTCTCTTTGCAATTGGAACAACTTCAGCTGCAACCAAGTTCAAACCCCGAGCCTTTCTTTTTCCCGTAAGGAAAGACACAACTGTATTACAGTACTACACTAGTTTACAAGTTTCCACACGAGACCAAGATGTACCAGTAGTGTTAGATCTTGGTGGCCTACACACTTGGTTCCATTGTGACTCTTACAAGTTACCAGCCTATAAGCCCATCAGTTGCGACACTGCAAAATGTAAAAATGTTAAGAGCAATGGATGCGTCGGCTGCCTTGATCCGCCTCCTAAACCAGGCTGCACTAACAATACTTGTGGTGTCACCCCCTACAATCCAATCACAAATAACCTTTACACCCAAGGCTTAGGAGAGGATGCCTTCTTTGCAGTAGCCACCAATGGTTTAGCAGTCGGATTAACTTACGAATTGCCTAAACCATTTCCTTTCTCGTGTGCAGATTCCGATTCTTTAGAAGGCTTATCTAGTAAAACCAAAGGTATGACTGGCCTTGCAAATACCATAACCTCGTTACACTCACAACTTTCAACTAAGTTTAAGTTACCTCATAAATTTGCGCTTTGTCTACCCTCAACAACTGAGTTTCCACTTGGCCACATGTTTATAGGCGGTGGCCCGTATTTTTTTCAACCATATGGTAAAGATGTAGCTAAAGAACTAATCACCACCAAACTTGTCGTTAACCCTGTTAGCACTTATCCTATATATTCCGTAGGTGAAGCCTCTGATGAATACTTCATCGATGTTACATCTATCAGTGTTGATAACAAATCTGTTGCTGTCAATCATACTTTGCTATCCATCAACAAAGAAGGCACCGGGGGTACTAAACTAAGTACTATTACACCTTTTACAAAACTAGAGACTTCCATTTACAAGAGTCTTGTTAGTAATTTTAAGAAAGCTGCAGCCTTCAGAAAAATGAAAAGAGTCGCATCAGTGGCACCATTCAAAGCGTGTTTTAAAGGTAGCTCTATAGCAAAAAGCCAGACAGGACCTGTAGTGCCATACATAGATATTGGTTTTGCAGGCAAGCAGCATTGGAGATTTTACGGTTCCAATTCAATGGTATCGGTGAACAAGGATGTGTTATGCCTGGCGTTCGTGGATGGAGGGTCGACGCCAACAACTTCAGTTGTCATTGGAGCGCATCAAATGGAGAATTATCTTATTGAGTTCGATCTAGTTTCTTCCAAGCTGGGAATTAGCACTTCACTTTTATTTCGAAATACAACTTGCGCCCAGTCTAGACTTATCTAG